The proteins below are encoded in one region of Qipengyuania sp. HL-TH1:
- a CDS encoding lipopolysaccharide biosynthesis protein, with translation MAATSNRRLAGRGAISIAIRFLSAGLGFALVFAMARWMPTDEFGHFGYAFSLATALSVMLDFGQCRLILRSLSTYSERGRTDLMSAVLRFSLMVSVVGILASVLVILLWSSLSHAHPSIIPAAALTAGMILADFQANLLRGLGNLVRSLVPKEIVWRPLAMSLMALAGGGLTLVTDATTALWFLAITLLVLNALQLLFIVRPRWRRALAQIAAAERADTTPGETLDAAKSMWRKSSVRLWLATAMNAAITPLSVVVVGQFISPAETGAFFAAVRVATIIAFPLQGLNLLTAPMLARNYAANNLAQLQRVASFTAIASTAMALLGAVILGFFGAQLLDLLNPSFSTSATALLVIMAGFVIAAICGSSGQLMNMTGHDREFLKILATFNIVGFAVLLLLTREFGAIGAAWGLLVVKAGWNIAVVIWARRNLGIDPSILGPIFVPKAVVK, from the coding sequence ATGGCGGCTACTAGCAACCGACGATTGGCGGGCCGCGGAGCCATTTCGATCGCTATCCGGTTTCTCTCCGCAGGACTCGGCTTTGCGCTGGTCTTCGCCATGGCCCGCTGGATGCCGACCGATGAGTTCGGCCATTTCGGCTATGCCTTCTCGCTTGCCACGGCATTGTCGGTCATGCTCGATTTCGGACAATGCAGGCTCATCCTGAGGTCCTTGTCGACATATAGCGAACGCGGCCGGACGGACTTGATGAGCGCAGTGCTGCGTTTCTCGCTGATGGTTTCGGTTGTCGGGATCCTGGCGAGCGTTCTCGTTATTCTTCTGTGGTCCTCACTTTCCCATGCCCACCCGTCGATCATACCCGCTGCGGCGCTAACCGCTGGCATGATACTGGCTGACTTCCAGGCAAATCTGCTGCGGGGTCTCGGCAATCTGGTTAGGTCGCTGGTACCGAAAGAGATTGTCTGGAGACCTCTCGCGATGAGCCTGATGGCGTTGGCGGGCGGCGGCTTGACCCTCGTTACCGATGCGACCACCGCGCTATGGTTTCTGGCGATAACCCTATTGGTGCTCAACGCATTGCAGTTGCTGTTCATCGTCCGACCTCGCTGGCGACGCGCTCTTGCGCAGATCGCCGCAGCGGAGCGGGCCGACACCACACCCGGCGAAACGCTTGATGCTGCAAAGTCCATGTGGCGCAAAAGCTCGGTCCGCCTTTGGCTCGCCACTGCCATGAACGCGGCCATCACGCCGCTCAGCGTGGTAGTGGTTGGGCAGTTCATTTCTCCGGCGGAAACAGGTGCGTTCTTCGCGGCGGTTCGCGTTGCAACCATCATTGCTTTCCCATTGCAGGGGCTCAACCTGCTGACCGCACCGATGCTTGCGCGCAACTACGCGGCGAACAATCTTGCGCAACTCCAGCGCGTTGCCAGTTTTACTGCAATCGCTTCGACAGCAATGGCATTGCTGGGTGCCGTCATTCTGGGCTTCTTCGGAGCGCAACTGCTTGATTTGCTCAACCCCAGCTTCTCGACCTCGGCAACTGCGCTATTGGTGATTATGGCCGGGTTCGTCATTGCAGCGATTTGTGGATCGAGTGGGCAATTGATGAATATGACTGGCCATGACCGCGAGTTTCTCAAGATCTTGGCAACCTTCAATATCGTCGGTTTCGCGGTCCTGTTGCTCCTCACCAGGGAATTTGGTGCCATCGGCGCGGCATGGGGACTGCTCGTCGTCAAGGCCGGATGGAATATTGCCGTCGTCATCTGGGCTCGCCGCAACCTTGGTATCGACCCCTCGATCCTGGGCCCGATTTTCGTTCCAAAGGCAGTCGTGAAATGA
- a CDS encoding sulfotransferase produces MSETPRHIAVVALRRSGTTALWNLFRQDPRYTCYDEPFSHLLHDLPADNVKRTRAEFIALYNRDPDRFRSLYAPIPRGEETVRGLSEKQVEYLEYFLEGGPTAFDVTRCMGKIPAIHAIIPDAVLVHLYRHPVAFASSHLLPSDRFDPLGLRKRRNRSTALTRSGRFNGWGMEELLRTKWIDTTNTLFAEVGVQLPPKSARVPAAQRLLGGWLGAYRLAEREGRALYGSRFVSLSFEDVCRDAARNVAKIRTLAGAPGEALDVSKIRPASAGISPTDPRWIAMARAAGFTAEERDQFFGAGVDN; encoded by the coding sequence ATGAGCGAGACGCCTCGACATATTGCGGTCGTTGCCTTGCGCCGATCCGGTACTACCGCATTGTGGAACCTGTTCCGGCAAGATCCGCGCTACACGTGCTATGACGAACCGTTCAGCCATTTGCTGCATGACCTTCCGGCCGACAACGTCAAACGCACCCGAGCGGAATTCATTGCATTGTACAATCGGGATCCCGATCGCTTTCGGTCTCTTTACGCGCCGATACCGAGAGGCGAGGAGACTGTTCGCGGCCTATCGGAAAAGCAGGTCGAGTATCTCGAGTACTTTCTCGAAGGTGGGCCCACGGCGTTCGATGTGACGCGTTGCATGGGTAAAATCCCTGCGATTCACGCGATCATTCCCGACGCCGTACTGGTTCATCTCTACCGCCATCCTGTCGCATTTGCGAGTTCCCATCTGCTCCCCTCCGACCGGTTCGATCCCCTGGGTCTGCGCAAGCGCCGCAACCGCTCTACAGCGCTGACCCGGTCCGGCCGGTTCAACGGCTGGGGGATGGAAGAGCTTCTTCGCACCAAATGGATCGATACGACGAACACGCTCTTTGCTGAGGTGGGGGTGCAACTTCCTCCCAAGAGCGCAAGGGTTCCTGCGGCGCAGCGCCTTCTCGGGGGGTGGCTGGGGGCATATCGACTCGCGGAGCGCGAGGGGCGCGCCCTTTATGGAAGCCGCTTTGTCTCGCTGTCTTTCGAGGATGTCTGCCGGGATGCTGCTCGCAACGTCGCAAAAATACGGACCCTGGCGGGCGCCCCGGGCGAGGCGCTTGATGTCAGTAAGATCCGTCCCGCTTCCGCTGGAATATCACCGACGGACCCCCGGTGGATCGCGATGGCCCGCGCTGCAGGATTCACTGCCGAAGAGCGCGACCAGTTTTTCGGTGCCGGCGTCGACAACTGA
- a CDS encoding glycosyltransferase family 2 protein, translating to MNLPMRESPQVQDGQFPSEPLVSVVVPMHNSAAHIVETIRSVLDQTHTNLEVIAVDDASSDATVAIVEGMADRRIKIVRMETNGGAGRARNAGIDAASGDYLALLDSDDRWYPDKLEQQLRFMDRTGSAVCYTRYDLIDAESEQIGQSGRLAASVTYEQLLRHCIIRTSSLLVDLRALAQPVHFPEIRKRQDFVFFLRLLKQVPKADLLDEVTCSYRLHSGTVSSNKFRVIPFQWNVYRTQEQLPLGKSVSLMIGWFFNAGFVNARRFAQWVESK from the coding sequence TTGAACTTGCCCATGCGAGAATCTCCACAAGTGCAAGATGGGCAGTTCCCCAGCGAACCCTTGGTTTCCGTGGTCGTGCCGATGCATAACTCGGCGGCGCATATCGTCGAAACCATCCGGTCGGTGCTGGATCAAACCCATACCAATCTGGAGGTCATCGCTGTCGACGATGCATCCTCCGACGCGACTGTCGCGATCGTCGAGGGAATGGCGGATCGCCGCATCAAGATAGTGCGGATGGAAACGAATGGCGGAGCGGGACGTGCGCGGAATGCGGGGATCGATGCCGCGTCCGGCGATTATCTCGCGCTGCTCGATTCAGATGACCGCTGGTATCCGGACAAGCTTGAGCAGCAGCTGCGCTTCATGGACCGGACCGGCTCGGCTGTGTGCTATACGCGTTACGATCTGATCGATGCAGAAAGCGAGCAGATCGGTCAGAGTGGGCGGCTTGCCGCAAGCGTTACCTACGAACAGCTATTGCGGCACTGCATAATCCGCACATCGAGCCTGCTGGTCGATCTGCGGGCGCTAGCTCAACCGGTTCACTTTCCCGAAATCCGCAAGCGGCAGGATTTCGTTTTCTTCCTGCGTTTGCTCAAACAGGTGCCCAAAGCCGATTTGCTCGACGAAGTCACATGCAGCTATCGCCTCCATAGCGGCACGGTCTCCTCGAATAAGTTTCGCGTTATCCCTTTCCAGTGGAACGTCTATCGCACGCAAGAGCAGCTTCCGCTGGGCAAGTCGGTCAGCCTGATGATCGGTTGGTTTTTCAACGCTGGATTCGTCAACGCGCGGCGTTTTGCGCAATGGGTGGAAAGCAAGTAG
- a CDS encoding exopolysaccharide biosynthesis polyprenyl glycosylphosphotransferase, whose protein sequence is MVIHTPREEKGGAKNVYLENVSHAVRRPAMEGRRIQLYLLMLLVDALILLGSFVAAGGFYRNQWPHELAIAMGWAFLPIFLVIAVHQRCYSIRALDEARYAIGQVGLALVVSAMLCTVMIFYAKAATEFSRVMLSLALVLAFAGMALFRIGMHFSLRQVYGPSVSSVLVVMDGGPKVTIRGAQVVHAEDFDISGAHASPDSLDRIGRLMRGMDRVVVSCAADQRPKWASVMRGAGVRGEVISTALQELGAIALEREGGQSFLVVSTGPLALHARIFKRVMDLAITVPALILLSPLMALVAVLIKLEDGGPIFFVQQRMGAHNCLFDMLKFRSMRVEKGDCKGARSTSREDDRVTRIGAIIRKTSIDELPQLINVLRSEMSVVGPRPHALGSQAGKKLFWEVDTDYWQRHALKPGLTGLAQVRGHRGATETEGHLKDRLQADLEYIRNWSVLRDIKIIFATARVLVHPNAY, encoded by the coding sequence ATGGTCATCCATACCCCCCGGGAAGAGAAGGGCGGAGCGAAGAACGTGTATCTTGAGAATGTCTCCCACGCGGTTCGCCGCCCGGCGATGGAAGGTCGCCGTATTCAGCTGTATCTGCTGATGCTGCTGGTCGATGCCCTGATCCTGCTTGGCAGTTTCGTGGCCGCCGGGGGCTTTTATCGCAATCAGTGGCCGCATGAACTCGCCATTGCGATGGGCTGGGCTTTCCTGCCGATCTTCCTGGTCATTGCAGTGCATCAACGGTGCTATTCGATCCGTGCGCTCGACGAAGCGCGCTACGCGATCGGCCAGGTCGGCCTCGCACTGGTGGTGTCAGCCATGTTGTGTACGGTGATGATCTTCTACGCCAAGGCTGCGACCGAATTCTCGCGCGTCATGCTCTCGCTCGCGCTGGTTCTCGCCTTTGCCGGCATGGCCTTGTTCCGGATCGGCATGCATTTCAGCCTGCGCCAGGTCTACGGCCCGAGCGTGAGTTCGGTACTGGTGGTCATGGATGGCGGGCCAAAGGTGACCATTCGTGGTGCGCAGGTCGTTCATGCCGAGGATTTCGACATTTCCGGCGCGCATGCTTCACCCGACAGTCTCGATCGCATTGGCCGGTTGATGCGCGGCATGGATCGTGTCGTCGTCAGTTGCGCGGCCGACCAGCGCCCGAAATGGGCGAGCGTCATGCGCGGGGCGGGCGTGCGCGGTGAGGTTATTTCGACTGCCTTGCAGGAACTTGGCGCAATCGCGCTGGAGCGCGAGGGCGGCCAGTCCTTCCTGGTTGTCTCGACCGGTCCCCTGGCGCTTCATGCGCGCATCTTCAAGCGGGTCATGGATCTGGCGATCACCGTACCGGCGTTGATCCTGCTCAGTCCGCTGATGGCGCTGGTGGCTGTGCTGATCAAGCTCGAGGACGGGGGTCCGATCTTCTTCGTCCAGCAGCGCATGGGCGCGCATAATTGCCTGTTTGATATGCTCAAGTTTCGCTCGATGCGCGTAGAAAAGGGGGACTGCAAGGGCGCGCGCTCGACCTCGCGCGAAGACGATCGTGTGACGCGGATCGGGGCCATCATTCGCAAGACGTCGATCGACGAACTCCCGCAGCTCATCAATGTCCTGCGTTCGGAAATGAGCGTGGTCGGGCCGCGTCCGCATGCATTGGGGTCGCAGGCGGGCAAGAAGCTCTTCTGGGAAGTCGATACCGATTATTGGCAACGGCACGCGCTCAAGCCGGGTCTTACCGGCCTGGCCCAGGTTCGCGGGCACCGCGGCGCGACCGAAACCGAAGGTCATCTGAAGGACCGGCTCCAGGCGGATCTGGAGTACATTCGCAACTGGTCGGTCTTGCGTGACATCAAAATCATATTCGCGACGGCCCGGGTCCTGGTGCACCCGAATGCATATTGA
- a CDS encoding NADP-dependent isocitrate dehydrogenase: protein MAKIKVANPIVELDGDEMTKIIWEWIRERLILPYLDVDLKYYDLSIEKRDETEDQITIDAANAIKQYGVGVKCATITPDEARVEEFGLKKMWVSPNGTIRNILGGVVFREPIVIDNVPRLVPGWTDPIVVGRHAFGDQYRAKDTLIPGPGKLRLVFEGENGENIDLDVYEFQSSGVAMAMYNLDDSIRDFARACMNYGLDRGWPVYLSTKNTILKKYDGRFKDLFEEVFESEFKDKFAEANITYEHRLIDDMVASALKWSGKFVWACKNYDGDVQSDVVAQGFGSLGLMTSVLMTPDGKTVEAEAAHGTVTRHYRQHQEGKATSTNPIASIFAWTRGLIYRGRFDNTPDVVKFAETLERVCIQTVESGKMTKDLALLIGPDQSWMTTEQFFEAIVDNLETEMQAWA from the coding sequence ATGGCGAAGATCAAGGTTGCGAACCCGATCGTCGAGCTCGACGGCGACGAAATGACGAAGATCATCTGGGAATGGATCCGCGAGCGGCTGATCCTGCCCTATCTCGACGTCGATCTGAAATATTACGATCTTTCGATCGAAAAGCGCGACGAGACGGAAGACCAGATCACGATCGACGCGGCCAATGCGATCAAGCAGTATGGCGTGGGCGTGAAATGCGCCACCATCACCCCCGACGAAGCCCGCGTCGAGGAATTCGGCCTCAAGAAGATGTGGGTCAGCCCCAATGGCACGATCCGCAACATCCTTGGCGGCGTGGTCTTCCGCGAGCCGATCGTGATCGACAACGTTCCGCGCCTCGTCCCCGGCTGGACCGATCCCATCGTCGTCGGCCGTCACGCTTTCGGTGACCAGTACCGCGCCAAGGACACGCTGATCCCCGGCCCCGGCAAGCTGCGTCTCGTCTTCGAAGGCGAGAATGGCGAGAACATCGATCTCGATGTCTACGAATTCCAGAGCTCGGGCGTCGCCATGGCGATGTACAATCTCGACGACAGCATCCGCGATTTCGCGCGTGCCTGCATGAACTACGGCCTCGACCGGGGCTGGCCGGTGTATCTGTCGACCAAAAACACCATCCTCAAGAAGTATGACGGCCGCTTCAAGGATCTGTTCGAGGAAGTGTTCGAAAGCGAATTCAAGGACAAGTTCGCCGAAGCGAACATCACCTACGAACATCGCCTGATCGACGACATGGTCGCCTCCGCGCTCAAGTGGAGCGGCAAGTTCGTCTGGGCCTGCAAGAACTACGACGGCGACGTTCAGTCGGACGTGGTGGCGCAGGGCTTCGGCTCGCTTGGCCTGATGACCAGCGTGCTGATGACGCCCGATGGCAAGACCGTCGAAGCCGAAGCCGCGCACGGCACGGTTACCCGCCACTATCGCCAGCACCAGGAAGGCAAGGCGACCAGCACCAATCCGATCGCCAGCATCTTCGCCTGGACGCGCGGCCTGATCTATCGCGGGCGCTTCGACAACACGCCCGATGTGGTGAAGTTCGCCGAGACGCTCGAGCGGGTTTGCATCCAGACCGTCGAAAGCGGCAAGATGACCAAGGACCTCGCGCTGCTCATCGGTCCCGACCAGAGCTGGATGACCACCGAGCAGTTCTTCGAGGCGATCGTCGACAACCTCGAAACGGAAATGCAGGCCTGGGCCTGA
- a CDS encoding bifunctional GNAT family N-acetyltransferase/carbon-nitrogen hydrolase family protein, with product MAAPANKKRTVKRKGPEKFGQRRLEVRNAMIKDIPGIAHLVRRVYEDMPAYTHGEIRGQINNFREGCFVALLDDEVVGYCATMQLAEALAFQPHDWDEITGNGYGSRHDPTGDWLYGYEMCVDPKVRGVRIGRRLYEERRALAEEMDLTGIVFAGRMPNYRRFRRKVENPQDYLAKVVEGKLHDPVLRFQLANGFEPERIMQGYLPEDKASMANAVMMVWRNPYVERDQPVKKRLPRGVEAVRVATCQLQARAVADYDEFMRAIKYFVDVASDYEADFIVFPELFTLMLLSFEEKELSPVEAIERLSEYTPRLRRDISEMAMRYNINIIAGSHPTRMEDGDIHNVAYVCLRDGAVHAQEKIHPTPNERYWWNIKGGDKVEVIQTDCGPIGVQICYDSEFPELSRRLADEGARIIFVPFCTDSRQGYLRVRYCGQARAIENQCFVVLSGNVGNLPNVANMDIQYAQSCILTPCDFPFARDGIAAEASENVETLTISDINLADLSWARAEGTVRNLADRRFDLYRIEWDEDGKHPGKPRPRREPLGPAHPGGG from the coding sequence ATGGCCGCACCGGCAAACAAGAAGCGCACCGTGAAACGCAAGGGCCCCGAGAAGTTCGGCCAGCGTAGGCTCGAAGTGCGCAATGCGATGATCAAGGACATTCCCGGCATCGCGCACCTGGTGCGGCGGGTTTACGAGGATATGCCCGCCTACACGCATGGCGAAATCCGCGGGCAGATCAACAATTTCCGCGAAGGCTGCTTCGTCGCACTGCTCGATGACGAGGTCGTCGGCTATTGCGCAACCATGCAGCTTGCCGAAGCGCTCGCCTTCCAGCCGCATGACTGGGACGAGATTACGGGCAATGGCTATGGCAGCCGTCACGATCCGACCGGCGACTGGCTCTATGGCTACGAGATGTGCGTCGATCCCAAGGTGCGCGGCGTGCGTATCGGGCGGCGCCTGTATGAAGAACGACGCGCGCTGGCCGAGGAAATGGACCTGACGGGTATCGTCTTTGCCGGGCGGATGCCCAACTACCGCCGCTTCCGCCGCAAGGTCGAAAATCCGCAGGACTATCTCGCCAAGGTGGTCGAGGGGAAACTGCACGATCCGGTGCTGCGCTTCCAGCTGGCCAACGGCTTCGAACCCGAACGGATCATGCAGGGCTATCTGCCCGAGGACAAAGCCTCGATGGCCAATGCGGTGATGATGGTCTGGCGCAACCCTTATGTCGAGCGCGACCAGCCGGTGAAGAAGCGGCTGCCACGCGGGGTCGAGGCGGTGCGCGTCGCGACCTGCCAGCTCCAGGCACGCGCGGTCGCGGATTACGACGAATTCATGCGCGCCATTAAATATTTCGTCGATGTCGCTAGCGATTACGAGGCGGACTTCATCGTCTTTCCCGAACTGTTCACGCTTATGCTGTTGAGCTTCGAGGAGAAGGAACTCTCCCCCGTCGAGGCAATCGAGCGCCTGTCCGAATACACCCCGCGTCTGCGGCGCGACATTTCCGAAATGGCGATGCGCTACAACATCAACATCATCGCCGGTTCGCATCCGACGCGGATGGAGGACGGCGACATCCACAATGTCGCCTATGTCTGCCTGCGCGATGGCGCGGTGCATGCACAGGAGAAGATCCACCCCACGCCGAACGAGCGCTATTGGTGGAACATCAAGGGCGGCGACAAGGTCGAGGTGATCCAGACCGACTGCGGTCCGATCGGGGTGCAGATCTGTTACGACAGCGAGTTCCCCGAGCTGTCGCGGCGCCTCGCCGACGAAGGCGCGCGGATCATCTTCGTGCCGTTCTGCACCGACAGCCGCCAGGGCTACCTGCGCGTACGCTATTGCGGTCAGGCGCGCGCGATCGAGAACCAGTGCTTCGTCGTGCTCAGCGGCAATGTCGGCAATCTGCCCAATGTCGCCAATATGGACATCCAGTACGCGCAGAGCTGCATCCTGACGCCTTGCGATTTCCCCTTCGCCCGCGACGGGATTGCCGCCGAGGCCAGCGAGAATGTCGAGACACTGACGATCAGCGATATCAACCTTGCCGATCTCAGCTGGGCGCGCGCCGAAGGGACAGTGCGCAACCTCGCCGACCGGCGTTTCGACCTCTACCGCATCGAGTGGGACGAAGACGGAAAGCATCCGGGCAAGCCGCGTCCGCGCCGTGAACCACTCGGCCCCGCGCATCCGGGTGGGGGTTAG
- a CDS encoding cation:proton antiporter, which produces MASAEFASPAVSDALVILGAAGLVIPVFTRFRVTPIIGFILIGVAVGPFGLGRLVFEHPWLNHITISDPEALEPFAEFGIILLLFTIGLELSFNRLWQMRKLVFGLGAMELLVIGSSLAMALSMMGQYWTGALALGFALAFSSTAIVLPIAGTHSPVGRAALSMLLFEDIMIVPIIFVLGAMAPNAAGEGWEGMLTTLWQGGLVIAAMMILGRFALPRLFGQAARTKSPELFLAASLLVVIGASLATAAVGLSPIVGALIAGLLIAETEYHGEVEAIMEPFKGLALGIFLITVGMSIDLQTIWENFALIFTAVLLILPFKALVTGVLLRLMGARRSTAAETGILMASPSETTLIILAAASAALLIQPGTAQFWQIVTAIGLTVTPLLARLGRVIARRVEPVPELPEDTADEPRVIIVGAGRVGRLVAQMLTAHDKPYIALDADPDLIESAKRDGFRATFGDAARGDSMDRLGIENALAVVLTMDEPVLVQRLVSKLRKEHPDLLIVCRARDVRHAAELYRAGASHAVPETLESSLQLSEAVLVDIGVAMGPVIASIHEKRDEFRGQIEQEGALTYKPKLRTSTAEA; this is translated from the coding sequence ATGGCATCGGCTGAATTCGCAAGTCCGGCAGTATCCGACGCGCTGGTGATCCTCGGCGCGGCCGGGCTGGTCATTCCCGTATTCACGCGGTTTCGCGTCACCCCGATCATCGGGTTCATCCTGATCGGGGTTGCGGTCGGCCCCTTCGGGCTCGGGCGGCTCGTGTTCGAGCACCCCTGGCTCAACCACATTACCATCTCCGATCCCGAGGCGCTCGAGCCCTTCGCCGAATTCGGGATTATCCTGCTACTCTTCACAATCGGTCTGGAACTCAGCTTCAACCGCTTGTGGCAAATGCGCAAACTGGTCTTCGGGCTGGGCGCGATGGAGCTGCTGGTGATCGGCAGCTCGCTGGCCATGGCGCTGTCGATGATGGGGCAATACTGGACCGGCGCGCTCGCGCTCGGCTTCGCGCTCGCCTTCTCCTCCACCGCCATCGTCCTGCCGATTGCCGGCACGCATTCGCCCGTCGGGCGCGCGGCGCTGTCGATGCTGTTGTTCGAAGACATCATGATCGTGCCGATCATCTTCGTCCTCGGCGCGATGGCCCCCAATGCCGCCGGCGAAGGCTGGGAAGGCATGCTGACCACGCTGTGGCAGGGCGGGCTGGTAATCGCGGCGATGATGATTCTCGGCCGCTTCGCCCTGCCCCGGCTGTTCGGCCAGGCCGCGCGCACCAAGAGCCCCGAACTGTTCCTTGCCGCATCGCTGCTGGTGGTCATCGGCGCCAGCCTCGCCACCGCAGCGGTCGGCCTCTCGCCGATCGTTGGCGCGCTGATCGCCGGGCTGCTGATCGCGGAGACCGAATATCACGGCGAAGTCGAAGCGATCATGGAGCCGTTCAAGGGTCTCGCGCTGGGTATCTTCCTGATCACCGTGGGCATGAGCATCGACCTGCAGACGATCTGGGAAAACTTCGCGCTGATCTTTACCGCGGTCCTGCTGATCCTGCCGTTCAAGGCGCTGGTTACCGGAGTCCTGCTGCGGCTGATGGGGGCACGGCGCAGCACGGCAGCGGAAACCGGCATCCTGATGGCCAGCCCGTCGGAAACGACGCTGATCATCCTCGCGGCGGCCAGTGCCGCGCTGCTAATCCAGCCGGGCACCGCGCAATTCTGGCAGATCGTCACTGCGATCGGCCTGACGGTCACCCCGCTGCTCGCGCGTCTCGGCCGCGTCATCGCACGGCGGGTCGAACCGGTACCGGAATTACCCGAGGATACCGCCGACGAACCACGCGTGATCATTGTCGGCGCCGGCCGCGTCGGGCGACTGGTGGCGCAGATGCTCACCGCGCATGACAAGCCCTATATTGCGCTCGATGCGGATCCCGACCTGATCGAAAGCGCAAAGCGCGATGGCTTCCGCGCCACATTCGGCGATGCCGCGCGCGGCGATTCGATGGACCGGCTGGGGATCGAGAACGCGCTCGCCGTGGTGCTGACCATGGATGAGCCGGTATTGGTGCAGCGCTTGGTATCCAAGCTGCGCAAGGAGCACCCCGACCTGCTGATCGTATGCCGCGCGCGCGACGTCCGGCACGCCGCCGAGCTTTACCGTGCGGGCGCAAGCCATGCGGTCCCCGAAACGCTCGAAAGCTCGCTGCAATTGTCCGAGGCGGTGCTGGTGGATATCGGCGTGGCAATGGGGCCGGTGATCGCCTCCATTCACGAGAAACGCGACGAATTCCGCGGCCAGATCGAGCAGGAAGGCGCGCTGACCTACAAGCCGAAACTGCGGACCAGCACCGCGGAAGCCTAG